In Vespa velutina chromosome 14, iVesVel2.1, whole genome shotgun sequence, the genomic stretch AACAAACAACATAAGACACTGCGGAAGGGGAACTGTTACACattatattcttgttttcaaaatcatttgataaaagaaaaggaaaaactcatttattaaaagaaaacttaaAACTATCATATGTTGTACAACAGTACCCCTTGTTCTTGATATTAAATcacataatataatgtatatatacattaagcATGTATATTAACGCTTACAATAGCTTTACATCAATGATGTGAAGTAGTACCAAAAACAAGTGGACGTAAAGTGAAGAAGGATATCGAAAATTTGCGATAATTATGAAACACGTTAGTTAAAGATTACGACGAAACAGATTTCTAAAAAGTATCCTCGCATAGAGATTGCATTATTACAGCTAGTTAAAATATGCCACCATTGTATCATAGTTAATGAATGATTGATTAATTGCTAAGCATTATATACCTTTCTGTCTttcataataaagatacttgTGAACAAAATGTCAATGAATGCATGAACGTTGAATCTTTggtcgattttctttttcttttagcttttcttaaaaagagcaatttctctctctttttttaacgcATGCCGACAAAGATTCAACATATGTGACATTCTTGTTCACAATTTCGCTttcctacattttttttttttttttttttcaagcaatCGCAGCGCATACATTCAACCAATCAAGCTTCTGcaatttctcttcattttgcGTTCATATTGTTCTATCCACACGCGCTGttactctctttcatttcactTTCTGCATTTCTTATGCCTTTACATTATGATCCTTACTGTTCTTATCAAACGTTCTTGCTGAAATATCTCATCGTGTATGCGATTCTTTTAATCCTCTTTCGTTGGCTCAGGTTTTTTAACTAGAGGGATGGCTGCTTTAATCCTATcacaaaataatatgaaaatagttaaatatacatacatctttcttatattacatatttcttaaaaaaacaaaagaaaaaaaaaagatcattttttttcaatcacgTACTTGGCAGTAAACTCATCGACTTTTCCCTTAACCAGAGCCAGATTCTCATCGATTTGtgttttattcgtttcataCACTTTTGGTAGCGTGAAAAGTGCGACGACACCTGAAACACAATATCGTAAAAGTGTAATAATTTCATAGCTCCAACAAACTACTCATAATTTTTATCCACTgaccaattattattaaagtcaTTCCATTGAACCATGAGCCAATGTAAGTGAAGCACCAAAGTAAAACCCCAAATTTGAGCGAATCGACGATGTCCTCTACTAGGAAGAGTCTGCGTAATTCGCTGATAGTTGCATTTACATGAGCTACCGCAATATCCGCGAGTTCGTGCACCTTTTCGGTGGGTAATGTAAGATCTAAGTCAAGAAcatatctaaaaagaaaaaagaaaacaaaaaaaaaaagaaaagaaaacagaaaaaaaagaattagacaaaagtattattacaaaatctttttaaacgtAATCTAAAAATTTTGAACGAAGTATAAACTTACTTAAACGGATGTCCATCTGAAGTTTTTTGGATAGCCTGAAGTACACTTTTGTAAATACGAAAGGCTACCGTGGCGATAAGAATGAGTAATGATAAATAAGCAAGTACGCTGATCAGACTGAAGTAGGCCAGCGACAAAAGCAACCCTAAGGTCGCACCGAAGACAGCTCCCGATTTCTTTGGATCGCGCCAGTAGATAAGAGTGGCCACTGTAAGTAAAggaaattacatttattatttcattacaaTTACTATAGGCTCATAAAATTAGGATAcacatcaattttatttatttttacaaatcacATTGCTACTTTTGTACTATTACACATTTCacatataacaataacatcgataatatttatttatataatatcaaatcttTTCAATTGTTCATTCATGTCAATacaattaacattaaatataattaaatatagtaattataaaatgttcatTGAGATTGGTGCAAATAAAAACTAGACCCTGTGTAAAGtaattatttgcttttttattttgttatcaaatatcattattattattattattattattattattattattattattattatcgttattaccatgaAGTAATAAATGGACTTGGTGAATCCTCTTCTATTAGAAATACTTCTacaaactaaaaataaatcacATAAAAGACGGAAACGTTATCTCGGTGAAATGCTTTCCTCGACATAAAAGCGTTAAACGAGTAGTTGCATTGAACAGTCAGTTTCCCCGTTGAAGAGGATGAGTCGTAACTGTTATTCTGTTACAGTCTAATAACCCTTAGCAGTCTTCccctttattctcttttttctactatacctcattttttcttcctctcttttgtttttctcttctattatccaatccttttctattctcaATTCCTACTCACAGTAATTAtatgatcattataataaaataatctagaGATTAGAATAAACTTCcaagttaaaatttattaaattattatttaaacctatataaaatgaatgaaaaaaaaaaaaaaaaaaaaaaaaaaaaaaaaaaaaatgttaagagATCTTTCATAGAACTTTCAGTTTCGTcgttttacttatttaaatgaaacacTGCTTCCTAACGACGAATTGCTACGAGGAACgattcgtattttattttcaaattttctttaagttaatatagaatttattatatttttttatattaaatcaaaacgatttatattaaatacgtatatatcaataatttaatattatcgttttaaaatgattgaaatttaAGTCGCGTGTTCTTTCGACCATATGTTAATTTGATGCATCTGTTGCGATAAATATAACAGGgtcaacattttatatatatatacatatatatatatttatttatttaaaaaaaaataaaataaaactcaccggcattctcattctcattcggCAAAACTTTCACCGAAGttttatatacgttttttCTTGTCATTATCGAAGCGCCGTATACTTTCTCACAAGAAATTTTTAAGACGTCGTAAAATGCTACGTGCGTTGTGTATGCGAGCGCACGCGCGATTACGGAAGAGAATATATCACACCGGGCCGCCGCGTGGTCCGAACGATAACAACGCCATCACCGATTTCCACGGTAACCGTGTTAACTATGAAGCGCGACACAttgtatatttcaaaaataagaactttccaattttataatatattaccgAGGGAAAGTTTCCTagctatttttaataacatgtttatagaaattgaatatatatttttgtcattctgtatatatatatattatcatgttCTTCTCTTAAAGTTTACATAAAGCGAAATCCTAATAGATTTCTACAAATCCTTCAACTTCTCTctaacatttttcatattattcttataagaAATATCACCAAATACGTagaattctaataataaatataattagaacGTAGGAATAAGCTGGCGAGTAATCTAGACACAcgcacactctctctctctctctctctctctctctctctctctctctctctctctctctctctctctctctctctctcgtcctgAACCAGGCATAAAGAATTTCGCAATTTCATTTGGCGATGATTCAGTTTTGCCACACTCCTAATAAATCTGTAGCTCTCGGACCAGCGAGAAGCCAGAGATTTTCTTTCAACGTTTGCCAAATCTTTgatgcatatatacaaatgatttACATGCATCCCTAGactattcaaaattatatcaaacatTTTCAACCATTCTTCTAACATGTTTTGCTTTAACCAGACGTAATCCATAATAtgatgagagagggagagagagagagagagagaaagagagagagaggagagagagagagagagagagagagagagagagagagagagagagagctgttGAACTCGTCTCTGTAAATGTGAGTAGAGACtacttaagaaatatttttagcaGTCAACGATCGACCGATGAACGAGGTGCGGTGAATGATCGGAAACGATGTCATTATCACGTAgacgaaatattattcttatctttaCTCCTTTCTTCAGGcttaaaacattttaaaacCCCGTAATGGCTTGAGATTTGTAGTTAAAAATGCAATCCCGGTCAAAAGTATCTATCTAACTGATTTTGAAAACCAATTACTCTTTCTCAAGGCTTTTTAGACACAATATTAAGCTTCTAATTTTACAAACGAAACTTGCGGAATTTTAccatctacaaaaaaaaaaaaaaaaaaaaaatagcctATAAAGAGTCtcaacaaaagagaaaaattgattttcgaAACCACTTAGTAACTTTTGGCTCTCTCTAtacttgcaaaaaaaaatcttccttctcctttattGGCTACTGTACCGATATTTTCAAATGCTTCTTGATGCATAACAATTAACCACCACCGAGTTCTTATTAAAAGAACGTTATTCGATTTGTACTCAACGtagaatattaatgatatctttttttagatTTCCTTTATACGTTATTGAAatgattatcttttttgtttgagAGAATTCTAttcaacaaatttattattttatgtttttacatAAAAGTAAGTgttttaagtataataaatattaaaaaaagaacatggatataaaaatataaacataaaaaatatttcatatatatatcttatatatacacgtgtatgtatatatatatatatgtaatattaggttgtttttgttatttggCTAAGGGATGAATTCATTCAAGGTGGACGTTTTATCGTCTTGAGTGCAACCAACCTATGTTACGGTACGTCATGAATAATGTAGAGAGTATgtatactctctttctctttcttttatatatatatatatatatagaaatagagagagagagagagagagagagagagacctacatacatatacacgtatgtatagaACGTGTACATatagatgcatatatatatatatatatatatatatatatatatatatacacaatctTCCAGATTCTAACATAAGATTAAAACGTGTGTGTTAACACGTGAACAAATCTATTTTATGGGACGttccaagaaaaaaagaatatttatgtaaGAGGTTCTAAAATTCTTGaggattatttcaaaaatagttctttaaagaaatattatttatcaaacattatcgaattttatatttcacacAATATGAACAACATCATTtaattagtaatttttttttatcttcttcttaattaaatataattatgttcgatactttttaaatcgaaaacactttttttttttcttttttttttttaacgaacgaactccttaaaatctttatgtattttaataaattcaaaaaagtTAAAAGGCGTTTCGTTTCTCCAATATCTTTCgctaataattcatttcaaattCCAATCTCTCTCGAtcgacaaatataaaaatataaaaataaacaccgtcgttacaatttataaattatctttttttgacGTACCGGTCATtgctttaatattaaatacgaatgaatgaaaattcatGTTAAGAGTATAATGAATTAAACATGTTAAACGTTCTCTCTCATTGAATAAGAATTACTCACATGTTTTCTTCGTGATGGCCATATTTTCGTAGAAAGTAAATAATCCACGCGTAAATAATAATCCAACTccgttaaagagaaaaatttaaagaatgtTCAATGATTGttactttatctctctctctctctcttttttttttttttttttttaatcttttttctttttcctttttcttttttgttgtttcaaCCAGATTGACCAATTACGAAAGAACGTTGAGGTAGATAACTACGGTCACAATTTGGAAATAGATCGAGACGTTGTTAAATTGAACgaggaataagaaagagaaggaagaggaagaggagaagcaAGGACGAGAAAGAAGGGCTCTAAAAGGCGCAACTCAGTCAGACAGTCGGACAgacagaaagggagagaaagaaaaaaagaaagagagagagacatatatatatacacatacacagagatagagagagatagatagagagagagagagagagagagagagagagagagagagaaaaagagacgacaATCGAGACACGCACGAGGTCGCGATAAAATCGTATCGATCCTTGGATTAGGTGGGCGAACGGTATTACGCGAAGACGCACTCGGCTTGACGACACCGGGCCAAGGAAACCAGCCGACTCAAAAATCTCcccgaaagagagagagacaagccTTCGAAAATCTGGCTTAGAGCCAACGAACCTGGCCACACGTTATATTTAGTTTTATCCGAGAGATCGAGCGAACGACGTAAGAGGGCGCATATATGCGTCTTTATagatacacgtatgtatgtatgcatgcatacatacatacatacatatacatatatatatatataaatatcgtatatatatatatcttatatatatttttttcggttttattttcatttgtcagttcttttttgcttgttaattttttgtttttttcgtaTCGGAAAgttaacgattttttttatgcatatttgttatattgataaattatataattttcttttcaaatataatgaaaatattgagttataaaagattaatattatagaataggGTAAAAGTTCCTAGGAATTTTGTAgtttaataattcgataaaaacaaaaattaaccTAAGGAGTCTCGATAAAGGAGTACTCGAAAATTTTGTAGAtcacattttttaaaacaCTTGTCTCGCCACctgtataattattacaaataatcgaaacacgataaattattttttttctctcgtaaaattatcgatatcacAATTATTGGAAAGTATTTAGGAAAGCTGTATAGAGGTCAAATTAAATCaactaaaaataatcaagaattttgtttcttttttttcttttctttttttccgtcaATTATCTGTTAAAACTTGACAGATCTAAAAATAGATTCTAAAGTCAAattttgtatctttctctcttgttctcccTTATCAtggttttttcttcctatttaaaaacaaaaaaataaataaaaaaaccagATCGAATGCCATGGTCCATCCAAATgtcgtaaaaattataaataaaatatcgcaGAGAACACTTTGATAggatataaaaacatatatatatataaataggaacatatatacatttacatatatctctAATCTACTTTTcaataaatacgtaaatatatacatacatacatacatacatacatacatacatacatatttatatacaggtTCAAATACCTTCGCGCATTCTTGCTTTCTTACCTTTCGGATTCAGTCTTTCGGGGTTAAACCATGCGTCTGGAAAAAAGACAATTAGAAATATGTTAACATCATATTTTCCAACACCATTTAGAATTCAAATGTTATTCGATGTGATGTgggtcatttttttttctttttttttttttttattgttatagttgttgatgatgttgttgttgttgttgttgttgtgtgACTGATCAATATGAGAAGATCCATGAAAATGcggtgaaatattatttagtgATAAAATATGTAAGTTTATATAAGAGTGGTCCAAAAGTTCTTAAGACTGGTCAAAAGTTGTGTCTTGATTTCgaaaatcaattaatctttttttttcgaaattattaagGTTTTCCTTTaggattttaattttacaagctaagtttataattttacaatttataaaaagaaaaagaaaaaaggaaaaaacaattaGTCCAAATAGTCTCAAAAAAgtatcattgatttttaaaatcatcgaaTAACTTTTGTCCTATCTAGAGACTTTTgattcattcttttatatacgcATAATGCtattaatcatgataataGTCATTCATTAGAGAACTGTTAATTACTTAGAATTCAGTGCATTGTTCATTGTGCGTGCACgcttcttcattttattacgagtatcgttcgaataatgattattatttaaatctcgATTTATTCGGTAATTCGATAAAAGATTATGCGAAAAGGAAGTtaggtataatttattttatgatgtTATTCCGATGTATTCGTTCATTGATATAATCGAACTAATGAAAATgcatatgaataatattttatttgttacacGAACGACaacaaatttcaattatttaaaatataatacacatatgTGAATATGtgtatctttctttgtttttgttaattaaattgattgattaattaatgtcTTTATTTTAAACTTTCAATTTTCGATTACATCCACGAATAATCGGAGACCAAAGTGCAGTGTCCGTAGTAGTATCCCTTCgctgtataaaaaatatatttgtttaataaaagcTTGTGCATTCttttaagggaaaaaaagcaTTAAAGCATCtcgtttcattattaaaaaaaaaaaaaaaaaaaaaaaaaaaaaaaaaaaaaatttatatatacatatcatgcTATTATCGATCCTTTTTACACACgggttttatattaatatcatataaaataaaatttccacATTGCGGAATGTGTCCCCAGTCGATGAGTATTAACCAtctaatgaaacaaaaatatatcggttcgattaaaaatagtaataataataataaaataaagatatccAAATGATGCTGcgtttgtatttctttttttccgaataatattattaacattattctaCTGacataattgattaattttatgtatCAAAATGTCAGCTTGTACGTAGTaccaaattatataatttttcaatatatatatacatatatatgaaacatttTCCTATCAAAACGCTTCATATGCGCTGTcctgtcaaaaaaaaaaacgctttcctggaaaaaaaaaagaaaaaaaaaaaaaaataaataaaaaacaccATATATTATACGTTCTTTTTCGAAACTAATATATAATCGAGGATATTTGACAAATTTCAAACTTATCTTACACGTGAACTAAACTGTGCGTGAAAGTTTATAATCACGTAGATCATAGATACATAAAGAAGACAGATGTTCGTAATAATGCACTATTCTCTCTTGGATGATAatgatacatatgtacgtctTAAAAGCGATGCTTGTAATGCTTAAAAGACGAATTTATCGTTACGTGTAGATAGGGTTCTATATTTCGAAGGTCGttctttcagaaaaaaaaaaaaggaaaaatagactATATAACCTTATCTTTCAACTACGAGACGTTGACGTAAGAGTCGTGTAgtagcaaataaaaaaaaaaaatatatatatatatacacttttgtCAAGTCACCAAACGTAAACatgtattctttatttttttctttcttttttattactctctctttttttttttgttctctttctgttctccTATTAAATTTCGAATTGTATCAAATGgcgataatttaaaaaatataataattacggcatagatatcatattatatatgtacacataacacccaatacatatacatatatcatatatacagaGTTGATCAAAAGTTCATAGGCTTGTAGTTTTACAAtcgagggaggaaaaaaaaaaaaaaaaagaaattggccTGTAAAAAGCCTCGATAAAGAGTAactgattttttaatatcacttaGAAGCCTTAAttctatcataattattagatataataattattttttaaagattatcgttattacataaatgtatTCGCATGTTTCTCGATTTTCATTGAACacataaattgtaataaaataaaatgcgtTATGAACTGAATTTTGAAAtgcattgaaaattttaacattttctttcaatcgtcGTTTCCAAGTTCTCAATTTTTGCATTGTTCAGACAAAAGAACAGACAATGCGATTTTCCTTCCCATATAGTATTACATTCCTCGAAATTGCACGTTGACTGACAAGTTAAATTTAGATAGCGGTTCAGAAAATTGGAAACCGGTTAAAATGTTTCTCTTGCAAAAgtttacaaagaaattaaataatgaagcTTACTTTATCTTGAGCGTAAAAATAGTATAAGATACTTTATCTGTTCCTGTTGTTTAAATTaggattttcataaaaaaaattttttgaaaaaaaaaaaaaaaggaagatgaagaaaaagaaaaaaacaggtAAGGAAcaggaatattttcaatgaatcatttttaaagaagatATCGATAAAACTACTTAATACAGCTTAACGATATCGTGACATAAcaacacacgcacgcacactgAAAACGCGCAGCACTCACGCgcgcacgcatacacacataacgCATGCACGCAGGCGCATACACACATGTTTATATATCCAGGTTATTGTAGAAAGATTCGAGCTACTTCGTACAAAGTACAAGTGCATTTTCTGCCTTTGTCACCGAGATATCGCGAACAGTATTACATAATCGATTTCAATCCACGACAAGATTAATTCGAGAGTAAAACATTTAGTAttgtttttcgatttttccacGATCTAACGTTCTATTGTAATGTTCTTCTTCTCTAACATATTATGGGAATAacgaagaatagaaagaaaaaataaattgatagagAATAATATCTTCCGCATCGTTGCAACATTGATGATCATCTCGCGTAAAAATtcgaaacgatattaaaatatttatttttcttatctgcgataacaaaaagataacaataaatattttatcttttttaactaTAAATATCGGTCaaaactgtaaaaaaaaatggtcagaaagaaaaagtgagagataaAGATGATTATTGCTAAAGATATATTCGTACGACGATTAcctacaataaatataaaatatagaatcaCGATCCTTGAACTTCGCTACCTGACGCCATTTTGAAAACGGCTAGGAAATCTCTAAATTGAGAATTAATTTCTCAAAACACTTACTATATTTactttctaaatatatttgtattatgtaaaacgtaatatgtacatatttaaaaaaaaattatcaatccTTGTGGAAGAAAACGTTGGactattgatttaaaaaaaagaggaagggagggagagagggagggggaggggagtggtgggagggagagagaaagagaaaagaaaaaaagagagagaaatatcgaaagaatatcgataaagacggctagaataatttttacccgagaattaatataatgatcGATAACCCAGTTTAGATTCCGGACACTTCAACTACGAGAGTCAAGAGCGTTATACTGCGCAGGACAGAACTACGTGGTAAgctttttatttaagaaaattttatcgaaataaaaagatatgacgcgagaacaaaaaaaaaaaaagacaaaagaagagaaaagaaaaagaaagaaaataatctcacaaatattgatataaataataaaacgag encodes the following:
- the LOC124954105 gene encoding reticulon-1-A isoform X5 codes for the protein MTRKNVYKTSVKVLPNENENAVATLIYWRDPKKSGAVFGATLGLLLSLAYFSLISVLAYLSLLILIATVAFRIYKSVLQAIQKTSDGHPFKYVLDLDLTLPTEKVHELADIAVAHVNATISELRRLFLVEDIVDSLKFGVLLWCFTYIGSWFNGMTLIIIGVVALFTLPKVYETNKTQIDENLALVKGKVDEFTAKIKAAIPLVKKPEPTKED
- the LOC124954105 gene encoding reticulon-1-A isoform X4, whose translation is MDSETVAPACPMPEKENSARKSNNDSNAVMTNVNAAGDPCFWNILNPMATLIYWRDPKKSGAVFGATLGLLLSLAYFSLISVLAYLSLLILIATVAFRIYKSVLQAIQKTSDGHPFKYVLDLDLTLPTEKVHELADIAVAHVNATISELRRLFLVEDIVDSLKFGVLLWCFTYIGSWFNGMTLIIIGVVALFTLPKVYETNKTQIDENLALVKGKVDEFTAKIKAAIPLVKKPEPTKED
- the LOC124954105 gene encoding reticulon-1-A isoform X3; translation: MDSETVAPACPMPEKENSARKSNNDSNAVMTNVNAAGDPCFWNILNPNAWFNPERLNPKVATLIYWRDPKKSGAVFGATLGLLLSLAYFSLISVLAYLSLLILIATVAFRIYKSVLQAIQKTSDGHPFKYVLDLDLTLPTEKVHELADIAVAHVNATISELRRLFLVEDIVDSLKFGVLLWCFTYIGSWFNGMTLIIIGVVALFTLPKVYETNKTQIDENLALVKGKVDEFTAKIKAAIPLVKKPEPTKED
- the LOC124954105 gene encoding reticulon-1-A isoform X6: MAITKKTLATLIYWRDPKKSGAVFGATLGLLLSLAYFSLISVLAYLSLLILIATVAFRIYKSVLQAIQKTSDGHPFKYVLDLDLTLPTEKVHELADIAVAHVNATISELRRLFLVEDIVDSLKFGVLLWCFTYIGSWFNGMTLIIIGVVALFTLPKVYETNKTQIDENLALVKGKVDEFTAKIKAAIPLVKKPEPTKED